From Hirundo rustica isolate bHirRus1 chromosome W, bHirRus1.pri.v3, whole genome shotgun sequence:
acaaacaacaacaactacagcattaataataaacagaaccaagaacctcgaggggctttgtttcacaaagcctagggcagtctgatctcttgggactctgagagcactAAGCTGGAATGATGGAAACTCCTGGGCCggtggctggaacagcaggatgtccccggcaggcagggtgggatgtcccggcaggcaggggggtgcagGGCTACAGTGTAGCAAAAAAGAGCAGTACTGAAGAAGCAGcaatggctggacagggctagcccagctccagcagggcaggcgaaggagctcagaattcctgggcacatgagcagatgatggtagttttcccaggaccagactttctgttgacagtggactttTCCAtagcaagcagcagcttggtCGTCCTCTCTCCAATGCTGAGAGCCAGAAGAGCCGAGCTACCTCCAGCTCAGtctttttcctgccccaaaactcttGTGATCTTCTCCTGACTTTcagccacctcctttgtgttggtcaagcaccatctaagcaccagtacttgatctcctagcaacttatggggaaaattctataagaaaaaaaaaggaacaaaattaacCCCCAACACAAGGTTTTGAAGgaatttaggaataaaaagaggatgtatcatctttggaaggagggtcaagtctctcaggaagtatttaagggggtTTGTAGGGCacgtaggaaaaaaaatagggaggccaaagctcagtttgaacttaggTTGtcaacttctgtaaaggataataaaatatgtttttacaaatatgttAATGGTAAAAgtgttgcccaacgaagagaaacacaaaccacaaagtagtttatgcggtgctttattcgggcccggggacccggggactagcgtcccaaatcagaatcccaccgaccctcattttcttacaggttttatactatttcttacagattacatcatcaacgtacgtgctatacatgacatttcagtttaacattaatcttctaatttctatagactatatcccgttcccacaacacctgcttccctatctctatttacacaaaggctcccaccataaattctattcttctttgaccaccgtgagcacctaaccgcgacgtcttggtccgttcctcatgcttcgtttgtcagcacattctttccttgtacttctcctagcaacatggctaatttccaacaagtcccccctcttgagcattcttcaattccgttgcaaggatgctcaatttcttaggtttgagtctcagctacacgaggttgtatcacttctcttcgggtaactgcttgtattacccttttggtgtgagccccttctttcagaatcattcctaaaagacatctatatacaatgatcactacaattatcacgattacaaacattattacatattgtattatagatgatacccaaccggaaacctggatccctaaggagctcaacagggctcctacccaattatgctcagcatctttttgtatttcctttgttttggattctatttgttctaattgaTCTATATCTTTTCTATTTCCTCCGTCACGTTTGGGATGTGCACGCAGCAATGGTCTACTCTGTTTCTTAAGTATCCACAAACCCCATGTTCCTTAAGTAGCAGTAAATCTAATGCCATTCTATTTTGTAATGTCATTCTAGTAGTcgcttgcagctgaagattcaagtctctaaaaccttttttagttGTAGCTGCAAGCCTCTCCGTCTGTCCTAATAATCGGTACAACAGCTCCCTGTTTCTATAAGATGATATAGGggcaaacagtgattctaacatccatcctacTTTTACTCCATCATCAGGTTCATGCCAATCTTCCTGAATCGAAGCATCATcttctatctcccttttctttctgcttaccaattccttttcttgcagcttagaagttttccagaatgggcataaggtaggaacccctaatgtaatttgtgtaactgcaccaTCTATGGGCATGTGTGTAGTCCATAATCCGTGTCCCataacccaaactaaatttcctgggCTCCTAACCGTGGTCGTCTtgcaatcccagggctcctATTCTTTCTTTGTAAGGGTGTGATTATATCCTCTACAttcacatccccactgcaacagcactcgcactggttcaagtccaatctgcactggtggagtgtcacaggttagtacctgtgtacaattccataactccatcatctccacctttttcctatattgttctttgaataatgacttctgcccaaaatcttgattcttcttcccttcccacattATGCACCAATTTACTTTCCCTAGGTAACTATAAGTTTCTAACAGACTAGGTCCCCAGATAGTTTTCCACTCCTCCATTGTCATTGTCTCAGTGGTATTCTGACAtacttcttctatcttctttctcttattccgAACTCGGATTTTATCGCATGGTTCGGACACTTCTCCAAACAATTTCCCTTAAGCTTGgatcctctatccatccataatatcctggtatctgctgacaattttgaatcctctatccatccataatatcctggtatttgctgacaattttgaaTCCTTTATCCATCtataatatcctggtatttgctgacaattttgcttactaatcTTTCTTCGTAACATACAAACCTCTACCCAgtctaaaatctccttagacactatttcacagttccaggTCACATTCGCGGTGGCGCTTGGCATCTCTCTTATGGGTATAATTCCCTACGGGATCGGGTCTCCAGCCgcttgaggaagaggcaggcaggctgttattgaagttgtattttgcattcttccgaAGTCTCGAATTAGTCctactattaaattttcctgtccttctcttatttttagggtttgatttctctctgggaccTGTCTGGTAACTCGTATGTCCCTTACTCTTAACGTTACCTGACTGTGACTCCACCAATTATCTCGGGCTATCCAACACCAATATTCTCCTTCGTCATCCCCTTTCTGTACATTAGTAATCtgcaatgctatttcctttttccctgctgtgattttatactttgatcccggcctaatccttgtttcatgccaccacccatactcagtgtaattttgggatattgtacaatttaaagcaatattttctctttctactgctaagattgttctttcagttgctctTATTCCCTGATCCGGGTTTGTTCTAGCGACCACTTCCCGAagtccaaatcctccatctaatccacacttaactatacacagataattccctgccatagttgttgaagcaaaagatgtgatATTATACCACCCGACCCCTTTAGACTCTTTCTTCCACTcactacttccttccttcaattgatcccattccatctctctctctttccaccagctaatccttattcttcttttgcaattattcttcaaggtGTATTGACAACTAATTCTCAATGGCGGGCCCAACCAAATATCCTGGCTTGTTTTCAAGGGTGCTACTATTACCGAACCTGCACTGgtatagttttcatttataatttccaaCTCAAAATCCCCATAATCAAAACTACTTTTTATCCATACTACACAGGTGTATctaccttctccagaagttgagattttaggaatccttaaggtagtgtttcctgattgctgatggtcatcccaaagtgtcattattcctttacttacgatgtcaaggccttttctccatctcacattaatttcatgggatccagctttctggttgtcagaaaacaaacaggttaattcaacatttccactttccggTACTAAGACTAAAGGGTCTGGTACATGAATTATAACTGCTGAGGCTACTAACTGGCAAACAATCAGTATCAAGATGATCAGGGCTTTGTTCGGAATACCATCCGGGTGTCCGTTATGGGCTGCACCTCCCATCTCGTCGGtaccttcttcaccctggtgtAGTGTATCCAGTTATCAATCCCAGCGACCTTGACGGCGGTGTACGTGGTCATCAGCACTTGGTAGggaccattccatgactccttcAGAGGCTCCACGCTCCAATTTTTCACGTACACATGGTCTCCCGGCGAGATGTCATGAACTGGGTTCTCTAGTGGTAGCGGGCGGTTCCACTGCAAGGCTCCCCGTACAGCTGCAAGAGTCTTATTCAAAGATaacacataatttaataataccTGGTCTCCTGTCAAATGGGGGTCCCCCTGATAGGTTGCAGCATGATAAGCTTTACCATACAATACTTCATACGGACTGACTCCtatcctctccctgggttttattcGGATGCGCAATAATGCtattggcagagcttggggccactgaactttggcttcctggcaaatctttttcaactgatttttcaatgtttgattcatcctttctacctggCCACTAGACTGCGGTCTCCACGGAGTGTGTAAATCCCATCTAATCCCTAGCGCCTTGGCTACACCTTGAatgattcctgccacaaaatgcGGTCCCCTATCTGATGACATTCCTAACGGGATTCCAAACCGGGggattatctctttcaaaagggttttaaccACTTCTTTTGCCTGATTCGTGCGACAGGGAAACGCCtccggccatcctgaaaaggtacatacatacactaaaaggtatttattacctTGCGCTTTAGGCAGCTCCGAAAAGTCTATTTGCCAGTAGTCTCCGGGCTGTGGGCCTACCTTTAACCCTCCCATCTGAACCTGTTTTCGCActaggggattatttttcacacacGTGGGACAGGTTGCATTAACTCGCTTTGCCATTGTTAACATCTGATTAGAGAttacctcattctttaaaaattttaccaaggcCTCCGCTCCCCAGTGGCACTTGTAATGTTCAGTCTCCAAGATTGCTCGCATTATCTTCGCAGGTACTACTACCTGCCCGGTTGCTGTTACATACCaccctttgtcattcttctgagctttcaccAGGTGGGCCAACTTCACGTCATCTGGTAGGTATGGAGGCTCATCTTTCATGTAGGAATCCGCCGGATTTCCCTTAGCTGGAATAAGAGCTGATTGAATCTTTATTTCCTTCGCCACTCTTTTAGCCGTTTTATTTGCCAATCGATTACCTTGgtatatctttccatcttcttttcGGTGTCCTGGCACATGCATTACTGCTACTGCCTCGGGTTCTCTTACAGCCTCTAACAGGAGTAGGATCTCGTccctatgttttattgttgaccCTTGAGACGTTAACAATCCCcgctctttccacagagctccatgtacatgcaccaccccaaaggcatattttgaatcagtccaaacattgaccctctttcctttgctcagtTCGAGGGCTCGAGTTAaggctctaatttctgctttttgagccgaggttccagggggaagagcctttgcttCTATTACTTGAAGAGTTGTGACTACCGCATAACCCGCATACCTGGTGCCGTTCTCGACAAAGCTGGACCCGTCGGTGAACAACTCCCAGTCTGGGCTATCGATCGGtgcatccttcaaatcttctctgcttgcataaacctgctcaattatctccacacagtcatggaccagttccccttcctctcggtccgacctgaggaattctgctgggtttaaatggggtgttattttcagttctatatcaTCTTGTTCCCGCAGCAACGCCTGATATTGCAACAGACGGCTGGATGAGAGCCAGTGACCTCCTTTTTGCTCTAAGACTGCAATTACCATATGGGGCACATatacttccagcttccttcccaaagttagcttccttgcttcttgtATTAGCAGCACCGTTGCCGCTACCGCTCGCAGGCATCCTGGCCAGCCGGAGCTAACTGTGTCcaattgtttagagaaataccccacaggccgcttccatggccctattttctgtgttagtacCCCTAATGCCAACCTGTGTCTTTCAGTAACATACAGCTGGaaatctttgctcaaatctggcaatcccagcgcAGGGGCTTCCTTTAAGGCCTGCTTTAGTtctaggaaggctttttcctgtgcacgTCCCCAAGTCCAGTGCGCTTCTTTGAGGGCCTCATATAGGGGCCGTGCCAGCAGTCCAAAGTTCAGAATCCACAGCCGACACCACCCCACCATTCCAAGAAAGGATCGGAGTTCCTGATGGTTTCGGGGGGACGGGTATGGCGCAGATAGCCGCTATGCAGTTAGTCCCCAATTTCCGCACCCCCTTAGAGATTTCACACCCCAAATAGACAACCTCTGTTcttaccagctgtgctttgtctcgCGAAACTCGAtatcctccttgtcccagcatGTTCAGAAGGCTTATGGTTAATTGGGAGCAGATGTCTCGTTCCGTAGCTGCTAGGAaaatatcatccacatattggagaaCCACATAGAACATGCTTGGTACTGTTACCTGGGTTGTCTTCCACTCTTCTAGTTCCCGAGCTAATTGGTTCCCAAAAATGGCAGGGGAGTTCTTGAATCCCTGTGGTAGTCGGCTCCAAGTCAGCTGCCTTTTTCGTCCTGTGTCCGGATTTTCCCattcgaatgcaaaatatttcctacttccaagtgccagtgggatgcagaaaaaggcatcttttaaatcaatcacggtaaaccattcaaatttctctgatacagatgtcaacaaggtataaggattagcaactacgggatgaatatctttggttatctcatttattgctcttaaatcctgcaccaaCCTATACTTTCCATTaggctttttaactggaaaaataggagtattaTATTCAGACTCACACTCCTGCAAAATGCCTAAATTTAGGTATTGATCAATAATTGGGGCTACCTCTCGCCTGACTTCAGGTTTGATTGCATACTGCTTCAGTCGTACCggttctttcccctcttttagttctactactactggctgtgctgcctttgactttccgggggtcccagtttcccatacccagggaactacagcttgctcaatttcttctgtaatggGTTGGGGCTCTACCTccttaataatgaacattttaccaatattttcttcgggaatttctaacttgaccctacctccttcaaaaataattctggcctgTAACATCGACAATAAGTCTCGTCCTATCAATGATTCAGGGCTATTTGGCATGTACAAAAATTGatgatcaaattcctttcccccaaactttatatctactggccgaagaaatgccctttcttcaatttttccagtaactCCTACTACTTGTATCTTTGTGTCACTTAATGACCCTACCTGtgtattaattgcagaatatgTGGCACCTGTATCTATTCTAAATTCTAACGGTTCTCCCTCTACTTCCATGATAACCTTGAGATCTCGGTCTagtcagctctgattctgaTATTCCCCCATTACCAGCGCCTGGGCGACCTCTGCTGACGAATTCCCAAACTGCCTCGGAATTCCAATCCCACTATTCAACgggcactcatttttccaatgtcctttatttttacaaagggcNNNNNNNNNNNNNNNNNNNNNNNNNNNNNNNNNNNNNNNNNNNNNNNNNNNNNNNNNNNNNNNNNNNNNNNNNNNNNNNNNNNNNNNNNNNNNNNNNNNNCTTAGCATAATTTCCAAGATAATCTGCTCCATGATCTTGCCTGGCACAGAGGTGAGACTGACTGGGCAGTAGTACCCTGGGTCTTCCactttcccctttttaaaaatgggggttatatttccttttttccagtcCTTGGGAAGTACACCTGACTGCCacgatttttaaaaaattatcgATAGTGGCTTAGCAACTTTCTCTGCCATCTCCCTCAGGACCCACAGATGAATCTCATTGGGTCCCATGGACTTGTGCATATTCAGGTTCCTTACATGGTCTCGAACCTGATATTTTTCTACAGTAGGCTTAGCGTCTTCATTCTCCCAGTCGCTTTCTTAACTTGGGGGGTGTGGCTGGAGCACTTGCTATTGAAGACTGAGGCATAGAAGTCATTGAGAAGACTTGCAGAAATCAAAGCACTGAGAACTAAACATTGTAAAACTTAAGCTAAGTTCCTATCCATTCATCTAAGTCGTGTTAAATAAGTCTGAAAGAGAAGtcatatgaaaaaatattttgaaaaatgttgaCTGCAGAGCATGGATGGATTTTTGAATCCTGAACAATTTTGTCCTATTAGCTATGAGACATCATCTTAGTTTAAAGGATAAACTTTTAAttgacttctttattttttctagtGGTATGTGCATGCAAAGAAAGAGGCCCACAGTAACAAATAATAACAGAATATTCAGTTATTCAGCTAGAGCTATGCTTTATAGTTATATAGGAAAAACTTTTTCTACTTCTAATttgtaatggtcttaatttaatgataactggacaaaaaaaaccaattaatgtaggggttttagtatttattctttttttgtgggagggagagattaagagaaaaagtaaagcaGGCTTACGctcaaaaattaacaaaaatagttttattaacacacactaaaagaatgaaaaaaaagttaaactaaaaaaaaaagaaaaactaaaacagaatgaaactttgaaacactcttttctccccttataagctattaactttcttattgaacaacatagaaggacacaacttgtgattttcagtcagttctactatttagacataatcactcattactttaggagaagagtctctctagggTTTTTCATGAAGACgcttgctacaagacaaaatagtccagtggctcTTAAATGGTACACATCTGCTACCGCCTGGAGTTTTCGCAGATGGTGATGTTCTATTagcaaggcctctcagtgtatctggggtactatttacaaatacttcttctagtctaaaatcatctttgtctcaaaggctgagacatCCTTCTAACCTAGGAGTGGGgcctttaaagttctcaattaaatctcaattacgtcagtcctcaattttgattagaattaacattctccccaacaacaccaagatgctacaaagaacagtccatttttCCATAGTTTACTGCAGtgaagtctggttaaaaatatccacttcttcaatcctattccaatattatcagttctttcatttctaatccactgacttcatgtggtgtctgttctacataccctcagttttctttcttttttctctcaaggaagagttgtgctttagaagctccatgttgctaggaaagggtaAAATccgcccaggcctgcagtggctaTGTGCTCTCTGCTCCGGGCTGCAAGGCTgtagaaatgcaaagctgtgccaaCAGGGGAAACTGGTGGAGGTCCTCtcttccaccccttggtctcatccagggtggctcggctcggagctgccacaaagctgtgAACAcgtggcattgctgagctggttttttctcttcccactggcagccaggagaaaagggctcaacccaggcagctcccatgcgggcagcagctcttgGAGGCCCAGCTGGGCCCAAcccagctgcccagaggggCAACAGGGCCTGACCTGGGCCCGCCCGCCACCTACAATGTTACcccatggctgattccaaagcaagAGACAGATCTGCTGGAgatgagagttttaaatgtcctttccaaagttgCATTAGCATCCTTATTGGTtaaactagctgccaatatcttggctagctttccaataggtccctgtcctctccccaCAAAACCACTCCAcagtcctggcagggaaaaacatttcacatttctctataaccagaaaaaaaaactgtgCCAACCTATAAGTTAATTGCTTACTTATGATGAAATACATTTTGCTCAATGCAGTTGTGCTGAGGCATGTTCTCAGGCTCATACTGACTAGAGCTTGATCAATATAACTGCTCTTAAATCTGTAGCAAGTCTTTATGCTATAGAGTAGGATACTTATAAAATTAGCATCATGCTCTATCCTTTGACTAGTTAAACAGCTTACTCTAGGcacacaaaacttttttttccatatgatTGGGCAACCTAAGTATTTGGTTCCTtctatatatttctttttcatgcttAGCCTATGGATACACTAGTAAAGAGGTACAGATCAACTCTTCCATAGCCTTCCCTCAACTCTTTAAGGCTTGAAGAGACAGCAAGGGGGTTTTCTGAATGGAAAACTCATAGGCAGCTTGTTAGGGGTGGGGAGCATTTGACTTCAGTGTTCAAGCATTACCAAAATAACTATTCAGTATCAagatttctttaatttgttAGGTATTCTTATGTATGTACTTGGGGAGGGACAGCTTTGATTGGGTAGCATACAAATTTCGGTTGAAAATATCTCAAAactaaaattgtttttctttttactacCACTAACTACAAACCCAATGCCTAAAAGCTGGTTTACTTATACAAAGATATTATTCAAGATCAGGTAGTTGAAACCTTTAGAGGAAAGAGGCATTTTTCAGTCTCCTGCAAAATGTCTAGCAAAATCTTGTGAAGATGATTACTTTTCATTATGTACTGTTGTGCTGCACAGAAGGGGACTTGTA
This genomic window contains:
- the LOC131378755 gene encoding uncharacterized protein LOC131378755, coding for MKDEPPYLPDDVKLAHLVKAQKNDKGWYVTATGQVVVPAKIMRAILETEHYKCHWGAEALVKFLKNETLAAVRGALQWNRPLPLENPVHDISPGDHVYVKNWSVEPLKESWNGPYQVLMTTYTAVKVAGIDNWIHYTRVKKKAGSHEINVRWRKGLDIVSKGIMTLWDDHQQSGNTTLRIPKISTSGEGRYTCVVWIKSSFDYGDFELEIINENYTSAGSVIVAPLKTSQDIWLGPPLRISCQYTLKNNCKRRIRISWWKEREMEWDQLKEGSSEWKKESKGVGWYNITSFASTTMAGNYLCIVKCGLDGGFGLREVVARTNPDQGIRATERTILAVERENIALNCTISQNYTEYGWWHETRIRPGSKYKITAGKKEIALQITNVQKGDDEGEYWCWIARDNWWSHSQVTLRVRDIRVTRQVPERNQTLKIREGQENLIVGLIRDFGRMQNTTSITACLPLPQAAGDPIP